AACCACCAAGTTCTCGTCTACAGAAAATCCGGCGACTGCACCGACAGCAGAATCGTCTCTTCGAGCTCTTCCCTGCTGCGGTGCCTGAGCCACCAGACCGATCCCTTGCGAATCGCGCACTGGCTGGCCGTCATGCCGAGCAGCTTGGCCGCCGTTTCTCCCAGCATGGGCTGATGGCCGACCACCAGCACCGCGCCGCGTGACTTGGGCCATTGGGCCAGTTCCAACAGGTCCTCGACCGTGCCACCGGGCAGCAACTCAGCGCGCGGCTTGAACTTGCGGCCCAGGGCGCGAGCGGTCTGCTCGGTGCGGCGCGCTGGGCTGACCAGCACGCGCAGCCCCTCGGGCAGTTGGCGATCCAGCCATGAGGCCATGCGTGCGGCCTGCTTTTCGCCACGCGCGGTGAGCGGGCGCTCCAGATCTTCCCCGCCATCTGGTGCATCTTCGGCCTCTGCGTGCCTCCAGAGAATCAGATCCATTTCGCGTCTCTCTTCGTGGATATTGAGCTTCGTGTGTGATATTCGTGTGGCCCGTCGGACTGGCCTGTCAGGCCAGATAGTTCCGTGCTGGCGCATAGCGCGCCATCAGCGCCTTCTGCGCGCCCAGCCCATCGGTCACATGCAGCGCGCGCTCGTAGTGGCCATCTGCCTCCAGCGTCCAGGCATCGCGGTTGTCATGCAGATACGAGACGAGGCATTCATCGATGATGCGCTGGCGCATCTTCCTGTCCTTGATCGGCCATGCCAGTTCTACGCGGCGCAGCATGTTGCGGTTCATCCAGTCGGCGCTCGACAAGTACAGGTCTTCCTTGTTGCCCG
This genomic stretch from Diaphorobacter sp. HDW4B harbors:
- a CDS encoding histidine phosphatase family protein codes for the protein MDLILWRHAEAEDAPDGGEDLERPLTARGEKQAARMASWLDRQLPEGLRVLVSPARRTEQTARALGRKFKPRAELLPGGTVEDLLELAQWPKSRGAVLVVGHQPMLGETAAKLLGMTASQCAIRKGSVWWLRHRSREELEETILLSVQSPDFL